One window of Nocardia sp. NBC_00508 genomic DNA carries:
- a CDS encoding tetratricopeptide repeat protein translates to MADDGRDDGRELLAAGAAAYARGDTPEAKRLFEDAANKTTGDIRLGAIINAASMADELGDHTASLDLYRAALAEMPDHAPRLRPNALVNMSQALQHLGELDEAQAALEQARAMLADNTDTDLGVLRVACLLSLTAVALHRQNWAYAAELATESLAAARRFAPQLAGHPLMNLAATYFETGRRDLAVDFARQALAAFESVDDRNAVAETEQNLATMLVRIERYDEAEAPLRSSQEYFERTGLGYRAGIGLKTMGFLAEGRGDLASAQDCYGRSLAYFMASCAVLDAADLRMRLSTVAFKTGRPAECEELFAAAFTTYAERGLGLHCAQLDFWHATLLDEAIAATEAPTAEMLAHAVGLAVPAALAIDAVRYTLPNGTQREQWNREIADPAMRLAFRFAFLSDNGPLLADLIETECAGTTLAIDRSERDRAARLPLALFDAPREFDDHPGSVALQLGAALADVAAGAGLPVAPPPRLALAEEGRIALAPFITAAEQRYGRVIRDDRVLTI, encoded by the coding sequence ATGGCCGACGACGGTCGCGATGACGGTCGCGAGCTGCTCGCCGCAGGCGCCGCGGCCTACGCCCGCGGGGACACCCCGGAGGCCAAGCGCCTCTTCGAGGACGCCGCGAACAAGACCACCGGCGACATCCGGCTCGGCGCGATCATCAACGCGGCGAGCATGGCCGACGAACTCGGCGACCACACCGCCTCGCTCGACCTCTACCGCGCTGCGTTGGCCGAAATGCCCGACCACGCACCGCGATTGCGCCCGAACGCGCTGGTCAACATGTCGCAGGCGTTGCAGCACCTGGGTGAACTCGACGAGGCGCAGGCGGCGCTGGAGCAGGCGCGGGCGATGCTCGCCGACAACACCGACACCGACCTCGGCGTACTGCGCGTAGCCTGCTTGCTGTCGCTGACCGCCGTCGCGCTGCACCGCCAGAACTGGGCCTACGCCGCCGAGCTGGCCACCGAATCGCTGGCGGCGGCACGGCGTTTCGCGCCGCAACTGGCCGGCCACCCGTTGATGAATCTCGCCGCGACCTACTTCGAGACCGGACGCCGCGACCTGGCCGTCGATTTCGCGCGGCAGGCGCTTGCCGCGTTCGAGTCGGTAGACGACCGCAACGCGGTCGCCGAGACCGAACAGAACCTCGCGACCATGCTGGTCCGCATCGAGCGGTACGACGAGGCGGAGGCTCCGCTGCGGTCCAGTCAGGAGTACTTCGAGCGGACCGGTCTCGGGTATCGGGCCGGAATCGGGCTCAAGACGATGGGTTTTCTGGCTGAGGGCCGCGGCGACCTCGCGAGCGCGCAGGACTGCTACGGGCGGAGCTTGGCGTACTTCATGGCGTCCTGCGCCGTGCTGGACGCAGCCGACCTGCGCATGCGATTGTCCACAGTGGCGTTCAAGACCGGGCGTCCCGCCGAGTGTGAGGAGCTGTTCGCCGCGGCATTCACGACTTATGCCGAGCGCGGCCTCGGACTGCACTGCGCTCAGCTCGATTTCTGGCACGCGACGCTCCTGGACGAGGCGATTGCCGCGACCGAGGCACCCACCGCGGAAATGCTCGCACACGCGGTCGGCCTCGCCGTTCCCGCCGCCCTGGCGATCGATGCCGTGCGCTACACCCTGCCCAACGGCACCCAGCGCGAACAGTGGAACCGCGAGATAGCCGACCCGGCCATGCGGTTGGCGTTCCGGTTCGCCTTCCTGTCCGACAACGGGCCGCTGCTCGCCGATCTCATCGAAACAGAATGCGCTGGAACTACTTTGGCGATCGACCGATCCGAACGCGACCGCGCTGCGCGGCTCCCGCTCGCATTGTTCGATGCACCGCGGGAGTTCGACGACCACCCTGGCAGCGTCGCGCTGCAACTCGGCGCCGCCCTCGCCGACGTTGCCGCCGGTGCGGGCTTACCGGTCGCGCCGCCTCCGCGCCTGGCGCTGGCGGAGGAAGGCCGAATCGCGCTCGCGCCGTTCATCACCGCCGCCGAGCAGCGCTATGGCCGAGTGATCCGCGACGATCGGGTACTGACGATATGA
- a CDS encoding CHAT domain-containing protein, with amino-acid sequence MTPTVIVRMADAGDVYVSWRWVGDSAARGASMLPEEAATRAVGMLAEALPRPGESGGLERALTTGAFADYEREYVVAQALSRALLPYGLAAQLHELWQRGVRPHIRLQPSPRVAQVPWELIAPDRDVRLIDIADVSLLAPASVVQAPGRTARDWTRTQASPVVAVLDPRVPGFRADSMLGSVLGRMTADTPLAQRMASYAMRGRLRPAVEDPVEVFRRTDIDRDWLGAVLREGASRMIYVGHVTAAAPESGRSEDAQLHLACTADAVGFAEPTRTHRPLSAKDLLLGTHTIDGDPVAGPQLWPVPSRVALIACESGGDLRFSEALGLTAAMISGGAELVTASRWALPTDLAFQRIAGAPPEAHPLQHAICAIDAAHEQPEPVTALAEWQRARLAAWRDTGGIEDSPVLWAAFATIRA; translated from the coding sequence ATGACGCCGACCGTGATCGTCCGCATGGCGGACGCCGGAGACGTATACGTGTCGTGGCGCTGGGTCGGCGATAGCGCGGCGCGCGGCGCGAGCATGCTTCCGGAAGAAGCCGCCACGCGGGCGGTGGGCATGCTCGCGGAGGCGCTGCCGCGGCCCGGCGAGTCCGGCGGTCTGGAGCGCGCGCTGACCACCGGCGCCTTCGCCGACTACGAGCGGGAGTACGTGGTGGCACAGGCACTCTCCCGAGCGCTGCTCCCCTACGGCTTGGCCGCCCAGCTCCACGAACTGTGGCAGCGCGGCGTGCGCCCGCATATCCGGTTGCAGCCGTCACCACGCGTCGCGCAGGTGCCGTGGGAGTTGATCGCTCCGGACCGCGATGTCCGGCTGATCGACATCGCGGACGTCAGCCTGCTCGCCCCGGCGAGCGTCGTGCAAGCGCCGGGACGCACCGCGCGCGACTGGACGCGGACGCAGGCGAGTCCGGTCGTCGCGGTGCTGGACCCACGGGTCCCCGGCTTCCGCGCCGATTCGATGCTCGGCTCGGTCCTGGGCCGCATGACCGCCGACACTCCACTCGCGCAACGGATGGCGAGCTATGCGATGCGTGGCAGGCTGCGGCCCGCGGTCGAGGACCCGGTCGAGGTATTCCGCCGCACCGACATCGACCGCGACTGGCTGGGCGCCGTCTTGCGCGAGGGAGCGAGCCGCATGATCTACGTCGGTCACGTCACCGCCGCCGCGCCCGAATCCGGCCGCAGCGAGGACGCCCAACTGCACCTGGCCTGCACGGCCGATGCCGTCGGCTTCGCCGAACCCACCCGCACGCACCGGCCATTGTCGGCCAAGGATCTGCTGCTCGGCACACACACGATCGACGGAGATCCCGTTGCCGGGCCCCAACTGTGGCCGGTACCGAGCCGGGTGGCGCTGATCGCCTGTGAAAGCGGCGGCGACCTGCGATTCAGCGAAGCGCTCGGCCTGACCGCCGCCATGATCAGCGGCGGCGCCGAACTGGTCACCGCGAGCAGGTGGGCGTTGCCGACCGACCTCGCCTTCCAGCGCATCGCGGGCGCACCGCCCGAAGCCCACCCGCTCCAGCACGCCATCTGCGCCATCGACGCGGCGCATGAACAGCCCGAGCCGGTGACCGCGCTCGCCGAATGGCAGCGCGCCCGGTTGGCCGCCTGGCGCGACACCGGCGGGATCGAGGACTCGCCGGTGCTCTGGGCGGCGTTCGCGACCATACGCGCCTAA
- a CDS encoding type II toxin-antitoxin system RelE family toxin, with the protein MKIAFHPDVLKQLQRLPRDVLEAALHAIIGLTENPRPTGAKKLVGSHDDWRVRIGQYRIVYEIDDSEQVITIFIVAKRSDAYR; encoded by the coding sequence GTGAAGATCGCGTTTCACCCCGACGTCCTCAAACAACTGCAGAGGCTGCCCCGTGACGTGCTGGAGGCGGCACTGCACGCCATCATCGGTCTGACCGAGAACCCGCGCCCGACCGGTGCGAAAAAGCTGGTCGGCAGCCACGACGATTGGCGGGTTCGCATCGGGCAGTACCGCATCGTCTACGAGATCGATGACAGCGAGCAGGTCATCACGATCTTCATCGTGGCCAAGCGTTCCGATGCCTATCGGTGA
- a CDS encoding type II toxin-antitoxin system Phd/YefM family antitoxin, producing the protein MSTQSLRELRMQLGAIVREVAASGEEVIITDSGTEVAVIISMADYERLHEHADLVDALQLRDIRAEAYSTLSMSQMLDDLGVDPASVLAS; encoded by the coding sequence ATGAGTACACAGAGCTTGCGGGAGTTGCGAATGCAGCTCGGCGCCATTGTGCGAGAAGTGGCCGCGAGTGGCGAAGAGGTGATCATTACCGATAGCGGCACCGAGGTTGCCGTGATCATTTCGATGGCTGACTATGAGCGGCTGCATGAGCATGCTGACCTGGTTGACGCCCTCCAGTTGCGTGACATCCGCGCTGAGGCGTATTCGACCCTGTCCATGTCGCAGATGCTCGACGATCTGGGCGTTGACCCGGCGTCGGTACTCGCCTCGTGA
- a CDS encoding nitroreductase family deazaflavin-dependent oxidoreductase, translating to MDVKEINRRTIAQFRAGSDIEGMHRDRLVLLTTTGRRSGAPHTTPMMFHRDGGRLLVIGSNVGSPKHPDWYLNLRANPHVTVEVGEETYAALATPLTGDDRAVTWAMLKNAYPFFAEHEMKTARVIPVVALTRA from the coding sequence ATGGACGTCAAGGAGATCAATCGTCGAACGATCGCTCAGTTCCGCGCCGGCAGTGACATCGAGGGTATGCATCGCGACCGCTTGGTCCTGCTGACCACGACCGGCCGCCGTTCCGGCGCCCCGCACACCACCCCGATGATGTTCCACCGCGACGGCGGCCGCCTCTTGGTCATCGGGTCCAACGTCGGCTCCCCGAAGCACCCGGATTGGTACCTGAACCTGCGGGCGAATCCGCACGTCACCGTCGAGGTGGGCGAGGAGACCTACGCGGCGCTGGCCACCCCGCTCACCGGCGACGACCGCGCTGTCACCTGGGCCATGCTCAAAAACGCCTACCCGTTCTTCGCCGAGCACGAAATGAAGACCGCACGCGTCATCCCGGTGGTCGCCCTGACCCGGGCGTAG
- a CDS encoding amino acid ABC transporter ATP-binding protein: protein MSASLTGTGLHLTLGHNHVLRGIDIHVDAGKTATVIGPSGSGKSTLLRVLNRLYEPDRGDVLLDGKSVLTENPDRLRQRIGMVFQHFNLFPHKTVAENVALGPRKLHGLSKDEARTVAVEQLEIVGLAEKADTRPANLSGGQQQRVAIARALAMRPEIMFFDEATSALDPELVKGVLALMTDLASGGMSMIVVTHEMGFARSVSDSVVFMDQGQVVETGSPDALFDNPRTPRLQRFLSQVL from the coding sequence ATGAGTGCCTCCCTCACCGGTACCGGCCTGCACCTGACGCTGGGGCACAACCATGTGCTGCGCGGCATCGACATCCATGTCGACGCGGGCAAGACTGCCACCGTCATCGGCCCCTCCGGCTCGGGCAAATCGACGCTGCTGCGGGTGCTGAACCGGCTGTACGAACCGGACCGGGGCGATGTGCTGCTGGACGGCAAGTCCGTGCTCACCGAGAACCCGGACCGGCTGCGCCAGCGCATCGGCATGGTCTTCCAGCACTTCAATCTGTTCCCGCACAAGACGGTCGCGGAGAACGTCGCGCTCGGTCCGCGCAAGCTGCATGGCCTGTCCAAGGACGAGGCGCGGACGGTGGCCGTCGAACAGCTGGAGATCGTCGGACTGGCGGAGAAGGCCGACACCAGACCTGCCAACCTCTCCGGCGGACAACAGCAGCGCGTCGCGATCGCGCGGGCGCTGGCCATGCGTCCGGAGATCATGTTCTTCGACGAGGCCACTTCGGCCTTGGACCCAGAGCTGGTCAAGGGGGTGCTGGCCCTGATGACCGACCTCGCCTCCGGCGGCATGTCGATGATCGTGGTGACGCACGAAATGGGTTTCGCGCGCTCGGTTTCCGACAGCGTGGTGTTCATGGACCAAGGGCAGGTCGTGGAGACCGGCTCGCCCGACGCGCTGTTCGACAACCCGCGGACGCCGCGGTTGCAGAGGTTCCTCTCCCAGGTGCTCTGA
- a CDS encoding ABC transporter substrate-binding protein/permease: protein MAVLPAVRSRALIAVILLAVGLSATACGSGSDDASTERNLCAPPGVAAASAAPTNLASSAAAGTDRYTTATTAPPASIDVSKLGLITPGKLSVGTLSDAPPSICVNRQGTFTGFDNELLKAIGAELGLQVEFSGTEFAGLLAQVSGGRFDVGSSNITTTDARRQLVGFTNGYDFGYFSLVVPNGSAIKGFSDLNRGTRIAVVQGTVQDEFVVNQLRLDPVKFPDYNTAYANLKSGQVDAWVAPSAQAEGAIKPGDGISVSQNTFSLDNFVGYAVAKHNQPLIDALNSGLDAVIADGTYARLYSDWVPRELPPGWKPGSKSVPAPQLPDFAALAADEQQGSTEQNAPKSTVQQLKDTFFDWSLYRKAFPDLFKTGLPNTLILAVVSGALGTLLGMLLAVAGISRTRWLRWPARVYTDIFRGLPAVVIILLIGLGVGPVVRNLTGNNPYWLGAVALALLASAYIGEIFRSGIQSVEPGQLEAARAIGFGYRQAMTLVVIPQGVRRVLPALMNQFIALIKDSSLIYFLGLLATQRELFAVGRDLNAQTGNLSPLVAAGLVYLLLTVPLTHLVNYIDRRMRTGRPDRPIDPIETATITEGRG from the coding sequence ATGGCTGTTCTGCCCGCTGTGCGGTCTCGCGCGTTGATCGCCGTGATATTGCTTGCCGTCGGTCTGAGCGCAACGGCGTGCGGTTCCGGCTCCGACGACGCGTCCACCGAGCGCAACCTCTGCGCACCGCCGGGTGTAGCGGCCGCGTCCGCCGCGCCCACGAACCTGGCCTCCTCGGCCGCCGCGGGCACCGACCGCTACACCACCGCGACGACCGCGCCGCCGGCATCGATCGACGTCTCGAAGCTCGGGTTGATCACGCCGGGCAAACTCAGCGTCGGCACGCTCTCGGACGCGCCGCCGAGCATCTGCGTCAACCGGCAGGGCACGTTCACCGGCTTCGACAACGAACTGCTGAAGGCGATCGGAGCCGAGCTCGGTCTCCAAGTGGAGTTCTCCGGCACCGAGTTCGCCGGGCTGCTCGCCCAGGTGTCCGGCGGCCGCTTCGACGTCGGCTCGTCGAACATCACCACCACCGACGCACGCCGCCAGCTGGTCGGCTTCACCAACGGCTACGACTTCGGCTACTTCTCCCTTGTGGTGCCGAACGGCAGTGCCATCAAAGGCTTTTCCGATCTCAACCGCGGCACCAGGATCGCCGTGGTGCAGGGCACGGTCCAGGACGAGTTCGTGGTGAACCAGCTGCGCCTGGACCCGGTGAAGTTCCCGGATTACAACACCGCTTACGCCAATCTGAAGTCCGGCCAGGTGGATGCGTGGGTCGCGCCGTCCGCTCAGGCGGAAGGCGCGATCAAGCCCGGCGACGGAATCTCGGTCTCGCAGAACACCTTCAGCCTGGACAACTTCGTCGGCTACGCCGTCGCCAAGCACAATCAGCCCCTGATCGATGCGCTCAACAGTGGTTTGGACGCGGTGATCGCGGACGGCACCTACGCCAGGCTCTATAGCGACTGGGTGCCGAGGGAACTGCCCCCGGGCTGGAAGCCGGGTTCCAAGTCGGTGCCCGCGCCGCAATTGCCGGACTTCGCCGCGCTCGCCGCGGACGAGCAGCAGGGCAGCACCGAGCAGAATGCGCCGAAATCCACCGTGCAGCAGTTGAAGGACACGTTCTTCGACTGGTCGTTGTACCGCAAGGCTTTTCCCGACCTGTTCAAGACCGGCCTGCCGAATACCTTGATCCTCGCGGTGGTTTCGGGTGCGCTCGGCACTCTGCTCGGCATGCTGCTCGCGGTCGCCGGAATCTCCCGGACTCGCTGGCTGCGCTGGCCCGCGCGGGTGTACACCGACATCTTCCGCGGACTGCCCGCCGTGGTGATCATCCTGCTGATCGGTCTCGGCGTCGGCCCAGTGGTGCGCAATCTCACCGGGAACAACCCGTACTGGCTCGGCGCCGTCGCACTCGCGTTGCTCGCCTCGGCCTATATCGGCGAGATCTTCCGCTCCGGTATCCAATCGGTCGAGCCGGGTCAGCTGGAAGCGGCGCGTGCTATCGGGTTCGGCTACCGGCAGGCAATGACGCTGGTGGTGATCCCGCAGGGCGTGCGCCGGGTGCTGCCCGCGCTGATGAACCAATTCATCGCGCTGATCAAGGATTCCTCGCTGATCTACTTTCTCGGCCTGCTCGCCACCCAGCGCGAGTTGTTCGCCGTCGGTCGCGACCTCAACGCCCAGACCGGGAACCTCTCGCCGCTGGTGGCCGCCGGTCTGGTCTACCTGCTGCTGACCGTCCCGCTCACCCACCTGGTGAACTACATCGACCGCCGGATGCGCACCGGACGTCCCGACCGGCCGATCGACCCGATCGAGACCGCCACGATCACGGAAGGGCGCGGATAG
- a CDS encoding LLM class F420-dependent oxidoreductase, whose translation MSRPVRIGVQLQPQHAPEYGLIRDAVLRSEDAGVDIVFNWDHFFPLTGDPDGAHFECWTMLGAFAEQTERVQIGALVTGGGYRNPDLLADMARTVDHISGGRLILGIGAGWFEKDYDQYGYDFGTPGSRLALLKENLVRITARLPMLNPRPTRHIPILIGGGGEKKTLRLVAQYADMWHTFADLDVLAHKNQVLADHCAAVGTDQARIERSVQWPGVAKAPSFVDAGVTTFTVGVSGPDYDLSEVETAVRWRDEVNPEPVSGIA comes from the coding sequence ATGAGTCGTCCAGTTCGTATCGGAGTTCAGCTGCAGCCGCAGCACGCGCCCGAATACGGGCTCATCCGCGACGCTGTGCTGCGGTCCGAGGACGCGGGTGTCGACATCGTCTTCAACTGGGATCACTTCTTCCCGCTCACCGGCGACCCGGACGGCGCGCACTTCGAGTGCTGGACGATGCTGGGCGCGTTCGCCGAGCAGACCGAGCGGGTGCAGATCGGTGCGCTCGTCACCGGCGGTGGCTACCGCAATCCGGACCTGCTCGCCGACATGGCGCGCACCGTCGACCACATCAGCGGCGGCCGCCTCATTCTCGGTATCGGCGCCGGCTGGTTCGAAAAGGACTACGACCAGTACGGCTACGACTTCGGCACGCCCGGAAGCAGGCTCGCACTGCTGAAGGAGAACCTGGTCCGGATCACTGCCCGGCTGCCCATGCTCAACCCGCGGCCGACCCGCCACATCCCGATCCTGATCGGCGGCGGCGGTGAGAAGAAGACGTTGCGGCTGGTCGCCCAGTACGCCGACATGTGGCACACCTTCGCCGACCTGGATGTCCTCGCGCACAAAAACCAGGTGCTCGCCGACCATTGCGCCGCCGTCGGCACCGACCAGGCGCGCATCGAACGCTCGGTGCAATGGCCGGGTGTGGCCAAGGCGCCGAGCTTCGTGGACGCGGGCGTGACGACGTTCACCGTCGGGGTCAGCGGACCGGACTATGACCTCAGCGAGGTCGAAACCGCCGTTCGGTGGCGCGACGAGGTCAACCCGGAGCCGGTCAGCGGAATCGCTTGA
- a CDS encoding ABC transporter ATP-binding protein, translating to MATVTFDHATRLYPGAATPAVDRLNLEIADGEFLVLVGPSGCGKSTSLRMLAGLEDVNDGRILIGANDVTHAEPKERDIAMVFQNYALYPHMTVAENMGFALKLAKVAKAEKEKRVLEAAKLLDLEPYLDRKPKALSGGQRQRVAMGRAIVRQPQVFLMDEPLSNLDAKLRVQTRTQIAQLQRRLGTTTVYVTHDQVEAMTMGDRVAVLKDGLLQQCATPRDLYRDPANVFVAGFMGSPAMNLFTLPVTDGQVMLGGHAVPLPRSVADEAGATVTVGIRPEHFELGDGSGIEMEVDVVEELGSDAYIYGRTSAGDETGSAAETIVARADWRNPPAKGTRLQLSTDPEHIYFFDTDGRRLN from the coding sequence ATGGCCACTGTGACCTTCGACCACGCGACACGGCTCTACCCCGGAGCCGCCACACCCGCGGTGGATCGGTTGAATCTGGAGATCGCGGACGGTGAGTTCCTCGTGCTGGTCGGCCCGTCCGGCTGCGGGAAATCGACCTCGCTGCGCATGCTCGCCGGACTGGAGGACGTCAACGACGGCCGCATCCTGATCGGCGCGAACGACGTGACGCACGCCGAGCCCAAGGAACGCGATATCGCCATGGTGTTCCAGAACTACGCGCTCTACCCGCACATGACCGTCGCGGAGAACATGGGCTTCGCGCTGAAGCTGGCCAAGGTCGCCAAGGCGGAGAAGGAGAAGCGGGTCCTGGAGGCGGCGAAGTTGCTCGACCTGGAGCCCTACCTGGACCGCAAGCCGAAGGCGCTGTCCGGCGGCCAGCGCCAGCGGGTCGCGATGGGCCGGGCGATCGTGCGTCAGCCACAGGTGTTCCTGATGGACGAGCCGCTGTCCAACCTGGATGCGAAGCTGCGCGTGCAGACCCGCACCCAGATCGCACAGCTGCAGCGCAGGCTCGGCACCACCACCGTGTACGTCACGCACGACCAGGTCGAGGCGATGACCATGGGCGATCGCGTCGCCGTGCTGAAGGACGGCCTGCTGCAGCAGTGCGCCACGCCGCGCGACCTGTACCGCGATCCGGCCAACGTCTTCGTCGCGGGCTTCATGGGCTCACCGGCCATGAACCTGTTCACGCTGCCGGTCACCGATGGCCAGGTCATGCTGGGCGGGCACGCGGTACCGCTGCCGCGTTCGGTCGCCGACGAGGCGGGGGCCACCGTGACGGTCGGCATCCGGCCCGAGCATTTCGAGCTGGGCGACGGCTCCGGCATCGAGATGGAGGTCGACGTGGTGGAGGAACTCGGCTCCGACGCCTACATCTACGGCCGTACCAGTGCCGGGGACGAGACCGGTAGCGCCGCGGAAACCATTGTGGCGCGTGCGGATTGGCGTAATCCGCCGGCGAAGGGCACCCGGTTGCAGCTGTCCACCGATCCGGAGCACATCTACTTCTTCGACACCGACGGCCGTCGGCTCAACTGA
- a CDS encoding winged helix-turn-helix transcriptional regulator produces the protein MMFVMAAVMEGPLADLSSWKAEDCSIAKAIDIVGTRSAVLILREAYYGTRRFDGFAGRVGITDAAAATQLRKLTEAGLLAKQPYQEEGQRTRHEYVLTPMGRDLLPAVLALMQWGDAYLQPGPAPLLLVEEATGAPVRVQVRSESGREIELEELGVRLNQEYVRELRKRRPAGEV, from the coding sequence ATGATGTTCGTCATGGCAGCCGTGATGGAAGGACCGTTGGCCGATCTGAGCTCGTGGAAAGCGGAGGATTGCTCGATCGCGAAGGCGATCGACATCGTCGGCACCCGCTCCGCGGTACTCATCCTGCGCGAGGCGTACTACGGGACCCGGCGGTTCGACGGGTTCGCCGGCCGGGTCGGCATCACCGACGCGGCCGCTGCCACCCAGTTGCGCAAACTCACCGAGGCGGGCTTGCTGGCGAAACAGCCGTATCAGGAGGAAGGCCAGCGCACGCGGCACGAATACGTGCTCACGCCGATGGGGCGGGATCTGCTGCCCGCGGTGCTCGCGCTCATGCAGTGGGGCGACGCGTATCTGCAGCCGGGCCCGGCTCCACTCCTGCTGGTCGAGGAGGCGACCGGTGCTCCGGTGCGGGTACAGGTGCGCAGCGAGTCCGGCCGGGAGATCGAGCTCGAAGAGCTTGGTGTGCGGCTCAACCAGGAGTACGTCCGCGAGCTGCGGAAACGGCGGCCCGCCGGGGAGGTCTAG
- a CDS encoding thiolase family protein — protein MRDAVIVEAVRTPIGKGKPNGALHNVNAVDLLAHSLRAVVDRSGIDPALIDDVIGGIVTQVGEQGANMTRRAVLAAGYPESVPATTVDRQCGSSQQAIHFAAQGVIAGAYDIVVAAGVESMGRVPMGANLVGSDDISGAGFAERYPDGLVPQGISAELIAARWGLTRTQLDEFALGSHEKAALATKNGLFARELAPINGLATDEGIRVGSTLETLAGLRPAYYDPAMADRFPQIGWEITAASASQVSDGSAAMLIMTSERATQLGLKPLARLHSFAVAGDDPLLMLTAVIPATRKVLQRAGLRLSDIDLIEINEAFSPVVLAWAHDTEADLAKVNVNGGAIAIGHPLGASGARLMTTLVHAMQDRGARYGLQTMCEAGGLANATILERL, from the coding sequence ATGAGAGACGCGGTGATTGTCGAAGCGGTACGTACCCCGATCGGCAAAGGCAAGCCGAACGGCGCACTGCACAACGTCAACGCGGTGGACCTGCTGGCCCACAGCCTGCGCGCGGTGGTGGACCGCAGCGGCATCGATCCCGCACTCATCGACGACGTGATCGGTGGCATCGTCACCCAGGTCGGCGAGCAGGGCGCGAACATGACCCGGCGGGCCGTGCTGGCCGCCGGATATCCCGAATCCGTCCCCGCGACCACGGTCGATCGGCAGTGCGGCAGCAGCCAGCAGGCGATCCACTTCGCCGCGCAGGGCGTCATCGCGGGGGCCTACGACATCGTCGTCGCCGCGGGCGTCGAATCGATGGGCCGAGTTCCCATGGGCGCCAACCTGGTCGGTTCGGACGACATCTCCGGTGCCGGTTTCGCCGAGCGCTACCCGGATGGCCTGGTGCCGCAGGGCATCAGCGCCGAGCTGATCGCGGCCAGGTGGGGCCTGACCCGCACCCAGCTGGACGAGTTCGCGCTCGGCAGCCACGAGAAGGCCGCGCTCGCCACCAAGAACGGACTGTTCGCCAGGGAGCTCGCGCCGATCAACGGACTCGCCACCGACGAGGGCATCCGGGTCGGCAGCACGCTGGAGACGCTGGCCGGGCTCCGTCCCGCCTACTACGACCCGGCCATGGCCGACCGGTTCCCGCAGATCGGCTGGGAGATCACCGCGGCGAGCGCGAGCCAGGTGAGCGACGGCAGCGCCGCGATGTTGATCATGACCAGCGAGCGCGCCACGCAACTCGGGCTGAAACCGCTCGCCCGGCTGCACAGCTTCGCCGTAGCCGGTGACGATCCGCTCCTGATGCTGACCGCCGTGATCCCCGCGACCAGAAAGGTGCTGCAGCGCGCTGGACTGCGCTTGTCCGACATCGACCTGATCGAGATCAACGAGGCGTTCTCGCCGGTCGTACTGGCCTGGGCGCACGACACCGAGGCGGATCTGGCCAAGGTCAACGTCAACGGCGGCGCCATCGCCATCGGGCACCCGCTCGGCGCGTCCGGTGCACGCCTGATGACCACGCTGGTCCACGCGATGCAGGACCGCGGCGCCCGCTACGGCCTGCAAACCATGTGTGAGGCAGGCGGTTTGGCTAACGCCACCATCCTCGAACGGTTGTGA